A single region of the Pontibacter kalidii genome encodes:
- a CDS encoding hydroxypyruvate isomerase family protein gives MSQNTSRRSSIKKIMAGTATITAASVLPALTACAQEQKAAETTNKLKGNINHAVSRWCFGHLSVEELCKEAKAMGIKGIDLVGPEDWPMLQKYGLESSMCNGAEINLVDGFNDKQFHAKLIKSYSEMIPRVAKAGYKNLICFSGNRRGKTDEEGWNNCVEGLKQLLPLAEKHNVTLVMELLNSKVDHKDYQADKTAWGVELVKRLGSENFKLLYDIYHMQIDEGDVIRTIRNNHPYIAHYHTAGVPGRNEIDETQELYYPAIMKAIVETGFKGYVAQEFVPKRNDKLASLRQSIEICDV, from the coding sequence ATGTCACAAAATACGAGCCGCAGAAGCTCTATTAAAAAAATCATGGCTGGGACAGCCACCATCACCGCGGCCAGCGTTTTGCCCGCACTTACCGCTTGCGCGCAAGAGCAGAAGGCCGCTGAAACCACGAATAAATTGAAAGGAAACATTAATCACGCCGTCAGCCGCTGGTGTTTCGGCCACCTTTCGGTGGAGGAGCTTTGCAAAGAGGCCAAGGCGATGGGCATTAAAGGCATTGACCTGGTAGGCCCGGAAGATTGGCCTATGCTGCAGAAGTATGGCCTGGAGTCCTCGATGTGCAATGGCGCCGAGATTAACCTGGTGGACGGCTTTAACGACAAGCAGTTCCACGCGAAACTGATCAAGAGCTATTCGGAGATGATCCCGAGGGTGGCGAAGGCAGGGTATAAAAACCTGATCTGCTTTAGCGGCAACCGCCGGGGCAAAACCGATGAAGAAGGCTGGAACAACTGCGTGGAAGGCTTGAAGCAGCTGCTGCCGCTGGCCGAGAAGCACAACGTTACCCTGGTGATGGAGCTGCTCAACAGCAAGGTAGACCACAAGGATTACCAGGCGGACAAGACGGCCTGGGGCGTGGAACTGGTCAAAAGGCTCGGCTCCGAAAACTTTAAGCTGCTCTACGACATCTACCACATGCAGATAGACGAGGGCGACGTGATCCGCACCATCCGCAACAATCACCCCTACATCGCCCATTACCACACGGCCGGCGTGCCGGGCCGCAACGAGATAGACGAGACGCAGGAGCTCTACTATCCGGCCATCATGAAGGCCATTGTGGAGACGGGCTTCAAGGGCTATGTGGCGCAGGAGTTTGTGCCCAAGCGGAACGATAAACTTGCCTCGCTCCGGCAGTCTATTGAGATCTGCGATGTATAA